From a region of the uncultured Draconibacterium sp. genome:
- a CDS encoding gluconate:H+ symporter, whose protein sequence is MSTLFIFFLVTSAVALLLFMVLKLKISAFISLLIISMYVGILTGMPLTNILQSIQDGMGSTLGFVATVVGLGAIFGQMLESSGGALSLAHSLVKKFGKEKASWAMVITGFIVAIPVFLDVGFIILVPIIYALSKDTQRSLLYYGIPLLAGLAVTHSFIPPTPGPVAVADILNAQLGWVIFFGVILGFPTAVIAGPIWGKYISKKIHILPPAEFLNSSEEEKEAKNLPSFRTVALIISIPLVLILLNTLSSLLVEKGVLEKSMLTDGVEFIGHPFSALIIATLIATYVLCAKRGMSKQAILDLSTKALGPAGIIILITGAGGVLKQILVDSGIGKMMAESMANSAMPPIVLAWLLAAIVRVTQGSATVAMITAAGIIAPVLGELELNDPHRALVVLAIASGATLLSHVNDSGFWLVGKYFGMNEKQTLQSWTVMESIIAVCGLAFTMLASMFF, encoded by the coding sequence ATGTCAACATTATTTATCTTTTTCCTGGTCACTTCGGCAGTTGCGCTTCTGCTGTTTATGGTACTCAAATTAAAAATCAGTGCTTTTATTTCATTACTAATCATTTCGATGTATGTTGGAATTCTGACCGGAATGCCGCTGACAAATATTCTTCAAAGCATTCAGGACGGAATGGGAAGCACACTGGGTTTTGTAGCTACGGTGGTCGGTCTGGGAGCCATTTTCGGCCAAATGCTTGAAAGTTCGGGAGGTGCCCTTTCGCTGGCCCATTCTTTAGTGAAAAAGTTCGGTAAAGAAAAGGCATCCTGGGCGATGGTGATCACTGGATTTATTGTCGCGATCCCTGTCTTTCTTGATGTTGGTTTTATCATTCTCGTACCGATTATTTATGCCCTGTCAAAAGATACACAAAGGTCGCTGCTATATTACGGTATCCCGCTTTTAGCCGGGCTTGCTGTTACCCATAGTTTTATTCCTCCAACGCCAGGTCCGGTTGCCGTAGCCGACATTTTGAATGCACAGTTGGGCTGGGTAATATTTTTTGGTGTAATTCTTGGGTTTCCAACGGCCGTCATTGCGGGCCCTATCTGGGGAAAATACATTTCAAAAAAAATTCATATTCTTCCTCCGGCCGAGTTTTTAAATTCTTCCGAAGAAGAAAAAGAAGCCAAAAACCTTCCATCGTTTCGCACTGTGGCGCTGATTATTTCAATACCGTTGGTATTAATTTTACTCAATACTTTATCGTCTCTCCTTGTTGAAAAAGGAGTACTGGAGAAATCAATGCTGACAGATGGTGTTGAATTTATCGGGCATCCTTTTTCTGCATTGATAATTGCGACCTTAATTGCTACTTATGTGTTGTGTGCGAAGCGTGGAATGTCGAAACAGGCGATTCTCGACCTCAGCACCAAAGCACTTGGCCCGGCCGGGATTATCATTTTAATAACCGGAGCAGGAGGTGTGCTCAAACAGATATTGGTTGATTCGGGAATTGGGAAAATGATGGCTGAATCGATGGCCAATTCGGCAATGCCACCTATTGTTTTGGCGTGGTTACTAGCCGCTATTGTGCGTGTAACACAGGGCTCGGCAACTGTTGCCATGATAACTGCTGCAGGAATAATTGCCCCTGTTCTTGGCGAATTAGAATTGAACGACCCACATCGTGCTTTGGTTGTTTTAGCCATTGCTTCGGGTGCCACACTTTTATCGCATGTTAACGATAGCGGATTTTGGCTGGTAGGCAAATATTTTGGGATGAACGAAAAACAGACCCTTCAAAGCTGGACGGTTATGGAATCGATAATTGCTGTTTGCGGATTGGCATTTACGATGTTGGCCAGTATGTTTTTTTAA
- a CDS encoding galactitol-1-phosphate 5-dehydrogenase has translation MKALVLENYNELVYKDVDEPVPTENEVLVKVKACGICGSDVHGMDGSTGRRKPPLIMGHEASGVITALGSEVSGWNVGDRVTFDSTIYPLNDWFSLNGHYNLSENRRVLGVSPGNYKKNGAFAEYVTVPEHILYKLPDNVSFEQAAMVEPAAVALHAIKQSGFQLGESAAVIGTGMIGLFLVQLLSLSNPAPLFAIDIEMAKLEMAKEFGAEIVLNPDKNDLIKEVLARTNKRGIDHVFEAVGIEPTVNSAIEIVRKGGKVVMVGNLSADIRFPLQSVVTREIKVLGSCAIRGEYETVLQLIDSGKIKVNDMISAVAPLSEGADWFKRLYNKESGLKKVILVP, from the coding sequence ATGAAAGCACTGGTATTGGAAAATTACAATGAATTGGTTTATAAAGATGTTGATGAACCTGTTCCGACAGAAAATGAAGTGCTCGTGAAGGTTAAAGCCTGTGGAATTTGCGGCTCGGATGTGCATGGAATGGACGGAAGCACCGGAAGAAGAAAACCACCGCTAATTATGGGGCACGAAGCTTCGGGGGTTATCACAGCTCTTGGCAGCGAAGTTTCGGGGTGGAATGTTGGCGACAGGGTAACCTTCGACTCCACAATATATCCGTTAAACGATTGGTTTTCCTTGAATGGCCATTACAATTTAAGCGAAAACAGGCGAGTGCTTGGCGTGTCGCCCGGCAATTATAAAAAGAATGGTGCTTTTGCCGAATACGTAACAGTGCCCGAGCATATTTTATACAAACTGCCTGATAACGTTTCGTTTGAACAGGCAGCCATGGTCGAACCCGCTGCCGTTGCGCTTCATGCCATTAAACAATCCGGGTTCCAACTGGGCGAAAGTGCTGCAGTAATAGGTACCGGAATGATCGGTTTATTTCTTGTTCAACTTTTGTCGCTTTCCAATCCGGCCCCGCTTTTCGCTATCGATATTGAAATGGCAAAACTTGAAATGGCAAAAGAATTTGGTGCTGAAATTGTCTTGAATCCTGACAAAAACGATCTGATAAAAGAGGTATTAGCCCGAACGAATAAGCGCGGTATCGACCATGTTTTTGAGGCTGTAGGCATTGAGCCTACAGTTAATAGCGCTATTGAAATTGTGAGAAAGGGCGGAAAAGTGGTGATGGTTGGGAACCTTTCTGCCGATATTCGTTTTCCGCTGCAAAGTGTAGTTACCCGCGAAATAAAAGTTTTGGGGAGTTGCGCCATCAGGGGAGAATACGAAACAGTGCTTCAACTCATTGATTCCGGAAAAATTAAAGTGAATGATATGATCTCGGCCGTCGCACCTCTTTCAGAGGGTGCCGATTGGTTCAAGCGATTGTATAACAAAGAATCCGGTCTGAAAAAAGTTATTCTTGTTCCGTAA
- a CDS encoding endonuclease domain-containing protein: MDSNNPNNKPRWQTANSDFYKKYKDERKKLKDETTKAENMLWEKLRNKQLGVKFRRQHIIDFYIPDFVALTIKLIIAVDGKIHIYKKAEDKERTKRLAAIGYKVIRFSNEEVENDIDKVVVKIKDEVDKLPPPNPSASRQKE, translated from the coding sequence ATGGATTCGAATAACCCAAACAACAAACCACGCTGGCAAACTGCCAATTCAGATTTCTATAAAAAGTATAAAGACGAAAGGAAAAAGCTAAAGGATGAAACAACCAAAGCGGAAAATATGCTTTGGGAAAAGTTACGAAATAAGCAGCTTGGCGTAAAATTCAGAAGACAACACATCATAGATTTTTATATTCCTGATTTTGTCGCACTTACCATAAAACTGATCATTGCAGTGGATGGCAAAATCCATATATACAAAAAAGCAGAAGACAAGGAGCGAACCAAAAGACTTGCCGCAATCGGTTACAAAGTAATTCGATTTAGCAATGAAGAGGTTGAAAATGATATTGATAAAGTTGTTGTTAAGATAAAAGATGAAGTTGACAAATTGCCCCCACCTAACCCCTCCGCCAGCCGACAGAAGGAATAA
- a CDS encoding Gfo/Idh/MocA family oxidoreductase, which translates to MKKNLFNIAILGCGKVAHLHAKAIRNIPDAQLSGVWSRTYKTAKSFASEYNVEAFTDISKLVSEKEIDLVIVCTPHPFHIGPTLEAAGAGANVLVEKPLASTLDDSDEMIRVCKKQGVKLGVISQRRWYEPVKRIKAAIDEGKIGKPVFGTVNILGWRDKAYYDSDAWRGTWNMEGGGVLVNQAPHQLDILLWYMGEIEEVYGIWKNLNHPYIEVEDTAVSIIKFRNGGIGNIIVSNSTKPGIYGKVHIHGENGASVGVQTDGGAMFIAGMSGILEPPVNDIWTVPGEEHYLDQWKKEDAEFFQSVDPMVYYIQKQIEDFLAAISNNTDPLVSGEEGRKTVELYTAIYRSTRDNRPVKFPLQPETGRNDMDGRLV; encoded by the coding sequence TTGAAAAAAAATCTGTTCAATATTGCCATTCTTGGATGCGGCAAGGTAGCTCATCTTCATGCCAAAGCCATCCGAAATATACCCGATGCTCAATTGTCAGGTGTTTGGAGCAGGACCTATAAAACAGCAAAAAGCTTCGCTTCAGAATACAATGTGGAAGCCTTTACCGATATTTCAAAACTTGTTTCCGAAAAAGAAATTGATCTGGTCATTGTTTGCACACCACATCCTTTTCATATCGGACCAACCCTGGAAGCCGCCGGGGCCGGAGCAAATGTTTTAGTTGAAAAACCACTGGCATCAACGCTTGATGATTCTGACGAAATGATACGCGTTTGTAAAAAGCAAGGTGTAAAACTCGGCGTTATCAGTCAGCGGCGTTGGTACGAGCCTGTAAAAAGAATAAAAGCAGCGATAGACGAAGGTAAGATCGGAAAACCTGTTTTTGGGACCGTAAACATACTCGGCTGGCGCGACAAAGCGTATTATGATTCAGATGCCTGGCGGGGAACGTGGAATATGGAAGGCGGCGGCGTTTTGGTCAACCAGGCTCCGCATCAACTGGACATTTTATTGTGGTATATGGGTGAAATTGAAGAAGTTTACGGCATTTGGAAAAACCTGAATCATCCCTATATAGAGGTGGAAGATACGGCAGTGTCCATTATAAAATTCAGAAATGGCGGCATTGGTAACATCATCGTTAGCAATTCAACCAAACCCGGAATATACGGGAAAGTGCACATCCATGGCGAAAATGGGGCTTCGGTGGGTGTGCAAACCGATGGCGGAGCAATGTTTATAGCCGGAATGTCAGGAATCCTTGAACCTCCTGTAAACGACATTTGGACGGTTCCCGGCGAAGAGCACTACCTCGATCAATGGAAGAAAGAAGACGCTGAATTTTTTCAATCGGTTGATCCAATGGTTTACTACATACAAAAACAGATCGAAGATTTTTTGGCGGCTATAAGCAATAATACTGATCCGTTGGTAAGCGGCGAAGAAGGAAGAAAAACAGTTGAGCTGTATACTGCCATTTATCGTTCTACGCGCGACAACCGGCCCGTGAAATTTCCACTTCAGCCTGAAACAGGGCGAAATGATATGGACGGCAGACTGGTATAA
- a CDS encoding succinate dehydrogenase cytochrome b subunit, producing MSRFLTASIGRKFVMSLSGLFLVVFIAVHLGLNLLLIFDNSGDLFNQGAHFMATNPLIKIMEPILGLGFIIHIVWSFFLEYQNWKARPVKYAKKNMSGASSWASRNMLVLGGLVLVFLIIHIINFFVKMKFTGDPLLAEVTINGEHMHNAYALVSTAFINSTVLGVFYILGGALLGFHLSHGFWSAFQTLGLNNKHWLNRWKVIGTIYAILIAVGYAVIPLYFMLGLYK from the coding sequence ATGAGCAGATTTTTAACAGCCTCGATTGGAAGAAAATTTGTGATGAGCCTGTCGGGATTATTCCTGGTAGTGTTTATTGCAGTCCACTTGGGCCTCAACTTATTACTGATTTTTGACAACAGCGGTGATTTGTTTAATCAGGGAGCTCACTTTATGGCTACTAATCCCCTGATTAAGATTATGGAACCCATTCTCGGATTAGGTTTTATCATTCACATTGTTTGGTCATTCTTCCTTGAGTATCAAAACTGGAAAGCACGCCCGGTTAAGTATGCGAAAAAGAACATGAGCGGAGCAAGCTCGTGGGCATCGCGTAATATGCTGGTTTTAGGTGGTTTGGTTTTGGTATTTCTTATCATCCACATTATTAACTTCTTTGTTAAGATGAAGTTTACCGGTGATCCGCTTTTGGCAGAAGTTACCATCAACGGCGAACACATGCACAATGCGTACGCTTTGGTTTCTACTGCTTTTATTAACTCCACTGTACTGGGTGTTTTCTACATTCTTGGTGGTGCTTTGCTGGGATTTCACCTGTCGCATGGGTTCTGGTCGGCTTTCCAAACCTTAGGTTTAAACAACAAACATTGGTTAAACCGTTGGAAAGTTATTGGTACGATTTACGCAATTCTTATTGCAGTGGGTTACGCCGTTATTCCACTTTATTTCATGTTAGGATTGTATAAATAA